The Bacteroidota bacterium genome window below encodes:
- a CDS encoding CoB--CoM heterodisulfide reductase iron-sulfur subunit A family protein: MARIGVFICHCGENIAATVDCPGTAAEIAKIPGVALSIDYKYMCSDPGQTLIKDAIREHRLTGIVVGACSPRMHEPTFRKAAEEAGLNPFLVEMANLREHCSWVHEKNEATTQKAVDLVRTLVEKVKLNESLQHIKVPVTRTALVVGGGVAGIQCALDIANAGHKVIMVEREPSIGGHMSQLSETFPTLDCSQCILTPRMVEVAQNPNITLYTYAEIEKLDGFIGNFKATIRKKSRSLDEHLCNGCGLCTTKCPKNKIPSEFEQGLGNRTAIYVPFPQAVPNKPVIDKLNCTYYTSGKCKVCEKVCPTKAIRFDQPDEVFEVAVGAVVLATGFDILKTKSFPEYGYDKHPDIIDGLQFERLASASGPTGGVIRRTSDGEIPKSIVFVACAGSRDAAKGRPYCSKICCMYTAKHAMLYKHKVHEGKATVFYMDIRAAGKNYDEFTRRAIEEDGAQYIRGRVSRIYERNGKLIVCGADTLMGGRPVEIEADMVVLASAAIASPGSEELAQKMHVSYDQYKFFAEAHPKLKPVETNTAGIFLAGACQAPKDIPESVSAASGAASKVIGLFSNEELTRDPLIAYINKSAPPIYSTCVGCFLCETVCPYNAISHEEILNRNGEVIKTIASINPGLCQGCGTCVALCRTKSIDIRGYSNKQVYSEVVALLNEI, translated from the coding sequence ATGGCACGAATAGGAGTATTTATCTGCCACTGCGGCGAGAATATTGCAGCTACGGTCGATTGTCCGGGAACGGCTGCAGAAATCGCAAAGATACCGGGGGTTGCGTTGAGCATCGACTACAAATACATGTGCTCTGATCCCGGTCAAACGCTGATAAAAGACGCAATCAGGGAACATCGGCTCACCGGAATTGTGGTGGGCGCCTGCTCACCGCGAATGCATGAGCCTACCTTTCGCAAAGCCGCAGAAGAAGCCGGACTGAATCCGTTTCTGGTGGAGATGGCAAACCTGCGCGAACATTGCTCATGGGTCCACGAAAAAAATGAAGCCACTACACAAAAAGCAGTTGACCTTGTAAGAACGCTGGTTGAAAAAGTAAAACTCAACGAATCGCTGCAGCACATCAAAGTGCCGGTTACAAGAACCGCCCTTGTTGTGGGTGGTGGTGTTGCGGGAATTCAGTGCGCTCTCGACATTGCCAACGCGGGCCATAAAGTAATTATGGTAGAACGTGAACCTTCAATCGGAGGTCATATGTCGCAATTATCCGAGACCTTCCCAACGCTCGACTGTTCACAGTGTATTCTTACCCCACGCATGGTAGAAGTGGCGCAGAACCCTAATATCACACTTTATACGTATGCCGAAATTGAAAAACTCGACGGATTCATCGGGAATTTCAAAGCTACTATACGCAAAAAATCAAGAAGTCTTGACGAGCATCTTTGCAATGGTTGCGGCCTTTGCACAACCAAATGTCCGAAAAATAAAATCCCTTCAGAATTTGAGCAAGGTCTTGGAAACCGCACCGCTATTTATGTTCCGTTTCCCCAGGCAGTTCCTAACAAACCCGTCATTGATAAATTAAACTGCACCTATTACACCTCAGGAAAATGCAAGGTTTGCGAAAAAGTGTGTCCCACTAAGGCAATACGGTTTGATCAGCCTGATGAAGTTTTTGAAGTGGCTGTAGGAGCCGTTGTGCTTGCCACAGGCTTCGACATTCTTAAAACAAAGTCGTTTCCGGAATACGGCTATGACAAGCACCCTGACATCATCGACGGCCTGCAGTTTGAGCGACTTGCGTCTGCATCAGGACCAACAGGTGGCGTAATCAGGCGTACATCCGATGGTGAAATTCCAAAATCAATAGTTTTTGTTGCATGTGCCGGCTCTCGAGACGCAGCCAAAGGAAGACCTTATTGTTCCAAGATTTGCTGCATGTACACTGCCAAGCATGCCATGCTTTACAAACATAAGGTGCATGAAGGAAAAGCCACCGTATTCTATATGGACATCCGTGCAGCAGGAAAAAATTACGATGAATTTACACGCCGTGCAATCGAAGAAGACGGTGCACAATATATTCGAGGACGCGTTTCACGCATCTACGAGCGCAACGGAAAGCTCATTGTTTGTGGTGCCGATACACTGATGGGCGGCCGTCCTGTAGAGATTGAAGCAGACATGGTCGTGCTTGCATCGGCAGCAATAGCAAGTCCGGGCAGCGAAGAGCTCGCTCAGAAAATGCACGTTTCGTATGACCAGTACAAGTTCTTTGCTGAAGCGCATCCGAAGTTAAAACCTGTAGAAACCAATACTGCCGGCATTTTCCTCGCAGGAGCCTGTCAGGCGCCCAAAGATATTCCCGAATCAGTTTCGGCAGCTTCAGGTGCAGCAAGCAAAGTGATAGGACTGTTCTCAAACGAAGAACTGACAAGAGATCCGCTGATTGCATATATTAACAAAAGTGCGCCGCCAATCTATTCCACCTGCGTGGGATGCTTCCTTTGTGAAACGGTATGCCCGTATAATGCGATTAGTCATGAAGAAATTCTTAACAGAAATGGTGAAGTGATTAAAACCATCGCATCCATCAATCCCGGACTGTGTCAGGGTTGCGGAACATGCGTTGCGCTGTGCCGCACCAAATCCATTGATATTCGCGGGTATTCGAACAAGCAGGTTTACAGTGAAGTTGTTGCATTGCTAAATGAAATTTAA
- a CDS encoding hydrogenase iron-sulfur subunit: protein MEPFEPKVVAFVCNWCTYAGADLTGTSRIKYAPNVKIIRFPCTGRIDFMLLLKCFSNGADGIIVSGCHPNDCHYTSGNFHARRRWMVFRSLLDFMGIDTRRIVFSWVSAAEGARWAEIVNATVSDIRKLGPYTEYQKIASQYSEVKEDIHE from the coding sequence ATGGAACCTTTTGAACCAAAAGTAGTGGCCTTTGTCTGCAACTGGTGTACCTACGCCGGCGCGGATCTCACAGGCACAAGCCGAATAAAATATGCCCCTAATGTAAAGATAATACGCTTCCCGTGTACAGGTCGTATTGATTTTATGCTGCTGCTGAAATGCTTTAGCAACGGGGCCGATGGCATTATTGTTTCAGGCTGTCATCCGAACGATTGTCATTACACCTCAGGAAATTTTCATGCACGCCGCCGCTGGATGGTCTTTCGGTCATTGCTTGATTTTATGGGCATAGATACCCGTCGAATCGTGTTTTCATGGGTTTCGGCCGCTGAAGGCGCACGATGGGCAGAAATCGTTAACGCTACCGTATCAGATATTCGCAAACTTGGACCCTATACCGAATATCAAAAAATTGCTTCCCAGTATTCTGAAGTGAAGGAGGACATTCATGAGTAA
- a CDS encoding 4Fe-4S dicluster domain-containing protein produces the protein METKQYYIPEENLQKLVNSLIEKGADVLAPVRDDAGKVNFNKVTDAALCDIHYVQSVFSAKLAAFPPVEKLFEYTINKDGQKITDSIPTDIPETVLFATHPCDAAAFSVLKAVFTWDTVDAHFMERYNKLTVISMACTTGDAHCFCTSVGSSPDATAGSDIMLTTLEGGGYIADILTEKGVSIFERNKELFTDYDGKGNKIVASIEKKFELSELQQNLEGAFENPVWAEQAMRCLGCGACAYVCPTCSCYDIQDEGTAYKGKRLRCWDTCALSNFTMHTSGHNPREGQPERWRQRILHKFAYQPERLSILGCVGCGRCSRGCPADMNIVEHLQIITQK, from the coding sequence ATGGAAACTAAACAATATTATATTCCGGAAGAAAATCTCCAAAAGCTCGTCAACAGCCTTATTGAAAAAGGTGCTGATGTTTTGGCGCCTGTTCGCGACGATGCCGGAAAAGTGAATTTTAATAAAGTTACTGATGCCGCACTCTGCGATATTCACTACGTGCAGTCAGTGTTTTCGGCTAAGCTTGCCGCATTCCCTCCCGTCGAAAAACTATTTGAATACACCATTAACAAAGACGGGCAAAAGATAACGGATTCAATTCCAACGGATATTCCTGAAACAGTACTTTTTGCAACGCATCCCTGTGATGCTGCGGCATTCAGTGTACTCAAAGCCGTGTTCACCTGGGATACGGTGGACGCTCATTTCATGGAACGTTACAATAAACTGACTGTAATCAGCATGGCATGTACAACCGGAGATGCACACTGCTTCTGCACTTCCGTAGGTTCTTCGCCCGATGCTACGGCCGGCAGCGACATCATGCTCACCACACTCGAAGGCGGCGGTTATATTGCGGATATCCTTACGGAAAAAGGCGTTTCAATCTTCGAACGCAATAAAGAATTATTTACTGATTACGATGGAAAAGGAAATAAAATAGTGGCATCCATCGAAAAGAAATTTGAATTATCGGAATTGCAACAGAATCTGGAAGGTGCTTTTGAAAATCCGGTCTGGGCCGAACAGGCCATGCGCTGCCTGGGTTGCGGCGCCTGTGCTTATGTTTGCCCAACCTGCTCCTGCTACGATATCCAGGATGAAGGAACAGCATACAAAGGTAAGCGCCTCAGATGCTGGGACACCTGTGCCCTCAGTAATTTCACCATGCATACTTCAGGTCACAACCCACGCGAGGGACAGCCCGAACGCTGGCGCCAGCGCATACTTCACAAATTCGCTTACCAGCCTGAACGACTTTCTATTCTGGGCTGTGTAGGTTGCGGACGCTGCTCACGCGGTTGTCCCGCAGATATGAATATTGTTGAACATTTACAGATTATAACACAGAAATAA
- a CDS encoding FAD/NAD(P)-binding protein: protein MSENIYKPYLMRIEKVIDEAPDVKTLRLQFTDETEKNNFVFRSGQFAEYSVFGEGECTFCIASPPTRPDSIECTFRKAGKVTAALAALEEGEVIGFRGPYGNVFPVDEWKGKNLLFIAGGIALPPMRCVIWDCLDRRDDYKDVTILYGARSVEDLVYKNELADWQARPDVKLITTVDPGGENADWKGEVGFVPTVLEKAAPSSENTIAIVCGPPVMIKYTFPVLEKLGFTDDIIYTTLENRMKCGFGKCGRCNVGKVFVCKDGPVFTLKQLKELPAEY, encoded by the coding sequence ATGTCAGAGAACATATACAAACCTTACCTGATGCGCATCGAGAAAGTAATCGATGAAGCTCCCGATGTAAAAACGCTCAGGTTGCAGTTTACCGACGAAACAGAAAAGAACAATTTTGTCTTCAGGTCAGGCCAGTTTGCAGAATACTCGGTTTTTGGGGAGGGGGAATGCACCTTTTGTATTGCATCACCCCCTACCCGACCTGATTCCATTGAATGCACGTTTCGCAAGGCAGGCAAAGTAACGGCGGCGCTTGCTGCTCTTGAAGAAGGCGAAGTGATAGGCTTCCGGGGTCCCTATGGAAATGTGTTTCCTGTTGATGAATGGAAAGGAAAGAACCTCCTGTTCATCGCAGGAGGTATCGCGCTTCCTCCCATGCGCTGCGTCATCTGGGATTGCCTGGACCGTCGTGACGATTATAAAGATGTGACGATTTTATACGGAGCCCGTTCTGTTGAAGATCTGGTGTATAAGAATGAACTGGCCGACTGGCAGGCGCGTCCCGATGTTAAGCTCATTACCACTGTTGACCCCGGCGGCGAAAACGCTGACTGGAAGGGCGAAGTAGGGTTTGTTCCCACAGTTCTTGAAAAAGCCGCGCCTTCATCTGAAAATACCATCGCTATTGTTTGCGGCCCGCCCGTAATGATTAAATATACTTTTCCGGTTCTGGAGAAATTAGGATTTACAGACGATATCATCTATACAACACTTGAAAACCGCATGAAATGCGGATTTGGGAAATGCGGCCGCTGCAATGTGGGAAAAGTCTTCGTTTGTAAAGACGGCCCTGTGTTCACACTGAAGCAACTTAAAGAACTACCTGCAGAATATTAA
- the hypD gene encoding hydrogenase formation protein HypD: MKYIDEYRDKAIVEQLVKSIKAVSKKEISLMEVCGGHTMSIQKFGLPSLLPENIKLVSGPGCPVCVSSRKFIDTAVAYSRMDDVIITTFGDLIRVPGSVSSLEKEKAAGADVRIVYSPLTAIDIAKQNPQKKVIFLGIGFETTSPTSAAAVANAYSQKVPNFFLFSSHKIMPPAMAALIDEGVTINGYICPGHVSTITGSAIYEPIAAQYNLGCVISGFEPVDILQSVLMLVTQYERGEAKVENQYSRVVKAEGNLKAQALLNEVFTLRDDWWRGLGVIPLSGMAPREKYKMYDAEQAIPIVVPEPEEPKGCICGEILKGLKNPKECKLFGKVCTPTNPIGACMVSSEGACQAFYKYSR; this comes from the coding sequence GTGAAATATATTGACGAGTATCGCGATAAAGCAATTGTAGAGCAGCTTGTAAAGAGTATTAAGGCTGTTTCTAAGAAAGAAATATCACTGATGGAAGTGTGTGGCGGTCATACCATGTCTATTCAGAAATTCGGATTGCCGTCATTGCTTCCTGAAAATATCAAACTTGTTTCAGGTCCCGGATGTCCTGTATGTGTATCGAGCCGCAAATTTATTGACACGGCGGTTGCCTACAGCCGCATGGACGATGTGATTATTACAACCTTTGGTGATCTGATTCGCGTGCCGGGTTCTGTATCATCACTGGAAAAGGAAAAGGCTGCGGGAGCTGATGTGCGTATTGTATATTCACCGCTTACAGCCATTGATATTGCAAAGCAAAATCCCCAGAAGAAAGTAATTTTTTTGGGTATAGGTTTTGAAACGACGTCGCCTACAAGTGCTGCTGCTGTTGCCAATGCTTATTCTCAGAAGGTGCCGAATTTCTTTTTGTTCAGTTCGCATAAGATTATGCCGCCCGCTATGGCTGCCCTGATTGATGAGGGCGTGACAATCAACGGATATATTTGTCCGGGGCACGTGAGCACCATCACGGGAAGTGCCATCTACGAGCCCATTGCAGCGCAGTACAATCTTGGTTGTGTAATCTCAGGATTTGAACCCGTTGATATTTTACAGTCGGTGCTGATGCTTGTAACGCAGTATGAGCGAGGCGAAGCGAAAGTTGAGAATCAGTATTCGCGTGTTGTGAAAGCAGAAGGAAACCTGAAAGCACAGGCACTGCTGAATGAAGTGTTCACGCTGCGCGACGACTGGTGGCGCGGGCTTGGCGTGATACCCCTGAGTGGCATGGCGCCGCGCGAAAAATACAAAATGTATGATGCGGAACAGGCTATTCCCATTGTTGTTCCCGAACCCGAAGAACCCAAAGGATGTATATGTGGTGAGATACTTAAAGGTTTGAAAAATCCTAAAGAATGCAAATTGTTCGGGAAAGTTTGTACGCCAACCAATCCTATCGGTGCCTGCATGGTTTCCAGCGAAGGCGCCTGCCAGGCGTTCTACAAATACTCAAGATAG
- a CDS encoding HypC/HybG/HupF family hydrogenase formation chaperone, with the protein MCLSIPAEIISIDGDMAKVSVGGTMVQACLQLLEDPKIGEFVLLHSGFAIERLSKEEAEENMKWLKELGEAGLAESEE; encoded by the coding sequence ATGTGCTTAAGTATTCCTGCAGAAATAATTTCCATTGACGGCGATATGGCCAAAGTGAGCGTGGGTGGAACCATGGTTCAGGCTTGCCTTCAATTACTCGAAGACCCTAAAATAGGGGAGTTTGTACTGTTACATTCTGGATTTGCCATTGAACGCCTCAGTAAAGAAGAAGCCGAGGAGAATATGAAATGGCTGAAAGAACTGGGCGAAGCCGGACTTGCGGAAAGTGAAGAGTGA
- a CDS encoding four helix bundle protein, protein MKIDKFEDIVAWQKSQILALQVYDITRDLKDFGFSDQIRRAIISVSNNIAEGFERRTDNEFRHFLFIAKGSAGEVRSMLYLARNLKYFGDIQVEGMLTEILIVSKMISALIKTLK, encoded by the coding sequence ATGAAAATTGACAAATTCGAGGATATTGTGGCCTGGCAAAAGTCGCAGATATTAGCCTTGCAGGTTTATGATATTACCAGAGATTTAAAGGATTTTGGCTTTTCTGACCAGATTAGACGAGCAATTATTTCAGTTAGTAATAATATAGCTGAAGGGTTTGAAAGAAGGACAGATAATGAATTCAGACATTTTCTTTTTATTGCAAAAGGAAGTGCCGGTGAAGTGAGAAGTATGCTTTATCTCGCCCGAAATCTCAAATATTTTGGAGATATTCAAGTCGAAGGAATGTTAACAGAGATACTGATTGTTTCAAAGATGATTTCCGCATTAATTAAAACTTTGAAGTAA
- the hypF gene encoding carbamoyltransferase HypF has protein sequence MKKSVEIFVTGLVQGVGFRPFVYRIAAVLGLNGTVENRNDGVKIRIEGSENQIDDFVLALKNEAPPASSIRSLQLAEVDWQGFADFSIVKSENISEEITEISPDIAVCNDCLTDMKIQEHRIDYPFINCTNCGPRFTIIQDLPYDRDKTTMDKFMMCNTCHQEYTNIMDRRFHAQPIACNHCGPEYELHYQGDKLNKFKEICDFCAALIDEGQVLAMKGLGGFHLACDALNATAVRRLRDLKHRESKPLAIMFRNIQLLKEVAYINEDEEHTLLSWRRPIVILKLKTDFAIPDEVSNGLKTLGVMLPYLPFHHLLFEKLQTNAIVLTSGNISDEPIVIDNQLAIGKLAPISDALLLYNRDIYNRTDDSVVFVSGGKERIIRRSRGYVPNPVLLNFNAEGIFAAGAELKNCFCIGKGRQAILSQHIGDLKNISTYDFYTQTATQFLKLFRLKPSVIVADLHPDYLSTRFAEKLNVPVISVQHHHAHVASCMAEHGLDENVIGISFDGTGYGDDGNTWGGEFFICDFERYKRIYHFEYVPVPGGDKASEEAWRMAVSYLYKVYGPSFAELKLPLFTQISPDKVKLLVQAIDKNINTPLTSSAGRLFDAVSALTGICTRNNFEAEAPMRLEAAIKMGVSEFYPHSVKNENICFDDTIKSIVEDVLRLTDSGIIAAKFHNTIVNIIQTIAEKARTSFQINKVVMSGGVFQNRYLLENAEKVLTDAGFEVFTQTLVPSNDGGIALGQLAVAARKFVKSESL, from the coding sequence TTGAAGAAATCAGTTGAGATATTTGTTACAGGTTTAGTGCAGGGCGTGGGTTTTAGACCTTTCGTGTACCGCATTGCGGCTGTATTGGGTTTGAATGGCACAGTGGAAAACCGGAATGATGGTGTTAAAATTCGGATTGAAGGTTCTGAAAATCAAATTGATGACTTTGTTTTAGCATTGAAAAATGAAGCGCCTCCTGCGTCTTCAATACGCAGTTTGCAACTTGCAGAAGTTGACTGGCAAGGATTTGCGGATTTTTCAATTGTTAAAAGTGAGAATATCTCTGAAGAAATTACTGAGATAAGCCCTGATATTGCAGTGTGTAATGATTGTCTTACGGATATGAAAATTCAGGAACACCGTATTGATTATCCGTTCATTAACTGCACAAATTGCGGCCCGCGTTTCACCATTATTCAGGACCTTCCGTATGACCGGGACAAGACGACGATGGATAAGTTCATGATGTGCAATACCTGCCATCAGGAATATACCAATATTATGGACCGCCGTTTTCATGCTCAACCCATTGCGTGCAATCATTGTGGGCCTGAGTATGAGCTTCACTATCAGGGTGATAAACTTAATAAGTTCAAGGAAATCTGCGATTTTTGTGCCGCATTGATTGACGAAGGTCAGGTACTTGCCATGAAAGGTCTTGGTGGATTTCATCTTGCCTGCGACGCGCTGAATGCTACGGCTGTAAGGCGTTTGCGCGATCTTAAGCATCGCGAAAGCAAACCGCTTGCCATCATGTTTCGTAACATCCAACTCCTCAAAGAAGTTGCCTATATTAACGAAGATGAGGAACATACCTTGCTGTCATGGCGGCGACCCATTGTAATTTTGAAATTGAAAACTGATTTTGCAATCCCTGATGAGGTAAGTAACGGATTGAAAACCTTAGGGGTTATGCTTCCGTACCTGCCCTTTCATCATTTGCTTTTTGAAAAATTGCAAACAAATGCCATCGTGCTTACCAGCGGTAATATTTCAGATGAGCCAATTGTGATTGATAATCAGCTTGCTATAGGGAAACTTGCACCCATATCAGACGCGCTGCTTCTGTACAACCGCGATATTTATAATCGTACGGATGATTCTGTTGTTTTTGTTTCGGGTGGCAAAGAGCGGATAATCAGACGATCACGTGGATATGTCCCAAATCCGGTCCTTCTTAATTTCAATGCAGAAGGGATTTTCGCAGCTGGAGCTGAGCTGAAAAATTGTTTCTGTATCGGTAAAGGCCGACAAGCTATTCTGAGTCAGCATATTGGTGATTTAAAGAATATCAGTACGTATGATTTCTATACGCAGACGGCGACCCAATTTCTGAAATTATTCCGTTTAAAACCCTCGGTAATAGTGGCTGATTTGCATCCCGATTATCTGTCAACACGCTTTGCAGAGAAACTTAACGTGCCGGTTATCAGCGTACAGCATCATCATGCACACGTTGCGTCGTGCATGGCCGAACATGGTCTTGATGAAAATGTAATCGGCATCAGCTTCGACGGAACAGGTTATGGCGATGATGGCAACACCTGGGGCGGAGAGTTTTTTATCTGCGATTTTGAACGTTATAAGCGGATATATCATTTTGAATATGTGCCTGTTCCGGGTGGTGATAAGGCGTCAGAGGAAGCCTGGAGGATGGCGGTTTCGTACCTTTATAAAGTGTATGGTCCGTCTTTCGCGGAATTGAAGCTGCCACTATTCACGCAGATTTCACCTGATAAAGTAAAATTACTGGTTCAGGCAATCGATAAAAATATCAATACACCACTCACATCCAGCGCCGGACGGCTGTTTGACGCGGTTTCCGCGCTGACGGGCATTTGTACGCGCAATAATTTCGAAGCTGAAGCACCCATGCGGCTCGAAGCAGCTATAAAAATGGGTGTTTCTGAGTTCTATCCACACTCGGTAAAAAATGAAAATATCTGTTTTGATGATACAATCAAAAGTATTGTTGAGGATGTTTTACGCCTTACAGATTCCGGAATAATTGCCGCGAAATTTCACAATACTATTGTTAACATCATTCAGACTATCGCCGAAAAGGCGAGGACATCATTTCAGATAAATAAGGTTGTAATGTCCGGTGGAGTCTTTCAAAACAGATATTTGCTGGAGAATGCCGAGAAGGTGCTAACAGATGCCGGATTCGAAGTTTTCACACAAACGCTGGTTCCTTCGAATGATGGCGGAATAGCACTGGGGCAGTTGGCGGTGGCTGCACGGAAGTTTGTAAAGTCGGAAAGTCTGTAA
- a CDS encoding 4Fe-4S dicluster domain-containing protein: MSKFPLQDISHESDLDKDFGKLIAKNAHGEKLFGCIQCGNCSAACPLSIYMDYTPRKVIAMVRAGFKKEVLSNNTVWLCASCYNCTVECPKGIKITEVMYAIKREAIKNKAYPKNFPIPIMASTFFKEVKSRGRINELYLLLKYYMRYNIFKSIGYASLGIKLFMTGRILPFEKGTKNKEQLKRIVCSKEI; this comes from the coding sequence ATGAGCAAATTTCCGTTACAGGACATCAGTCATGAATCAGATCTGGACAAAGACTTCGGAAAGCTGATCGCGAAAAATGCCCACGGTGAAAAATTGTTCGGCTGTATCCAATGCGGCAACTGCAGCGCAGCATGCCCATTAAGCATTTACATGGATTACACACCGCGCAAGGTTATTGCTATGGTAAGGGCAGGTTTCAAAAAGGAAGTACTGTCAAACAACACTGTTTGGCTGTGTGCGTCCTGCTACAACTGCACCGTGGAATGCCCTAAAGGCATAAAAATCACGGAGGTAATGTACGCTATAAAAAGAGAAGCCATCAAGAACAAGGCTTACCCAAAGAACTTCCCGATTCCCATCATGGCAAGTACTTTTTTCAAAGAGGTAAAATCACGTGGCCGAATCAACGAATTGTATCTGCTGCTTAAATATTACATGCGGTACAACATCTTTAAAAGCATCGGTTATGCATCACTCGGAATTAAACTATTTATGACCGGGCGCATCCTTCCTTTCGAAAAAGGAACCAAGAATAAAGAACAACTGAAACGCATCGTTTGCAGTAAAGAAATTTAA
- a CDS encoding CoB--CoM heterodisulfide reductase iron-sulfur subunit B family protein, whose product MNYLYYPGCSLKSSGRGYEESLLAVFKKLQVPVEEIDDWNCCGATNYMSIDECDAISLTARNLAIAENQGDADLIAPCAACYMGLLKTKNYINTDPNVKAKVEQDMTNMGMAFANKSNVRHPLDVFINDIGLNTLKNAVEFPLKGIKVASYYGCQLIRPYATFDDQRDPHTMDDIVQAMGGEAIDWPLKTRCCSGAMTSTISDIGMRMNFLLMKEAKTRGADVIITACPLCQFNLECFQGKISKMFGEDVRIPVMYFSQLMGMALGLNNKALGLQRSLSPELSFAK is encoded by the coding sequence ATGAATTATCTATATTACCCGGGATGTTCGCTTAAATCATCCGGCAGAGGATACGAAGAATCCCTGCTCGCGGTATTCAAAAAACTGCAGGTACCCGTTGAAGAAATTGACGACTGGAACTGCTGCGGTGCCACAAATTATATGTCCATAGACGAGTGTGATGCCATCAGCCTTACCGCCCGCAATTTAGCAATAGCAGAAAATCAAGGTGACGCCGATCTTATTGCCCCTTGCGCTGCTTGTTACATGGGACTGCTGAAGACAAAGAATTACATCAATACCGACCCGAATGTGAAAGCCAAGGTTGAGCAAGACATGACCAACATGGGAATGGCCTTTGCCAACAAATCAAATGTAAGACATCCGCTTGATGTTTTCATCAACGATATTGGACTGAACACACTCAAGAATGCTGTTGAATTTCCGCTCAAAGGCATCAAAGTTGCCAGTTATTACGGCTGTCAGCTTATTCGCCCATACGCTACATTCGACGATCAGCGCGACCCTCACACCATGGACGATATTGTTCAGGCTATGGGTGGTGAAGCTATTGACTGGCCATTGAAAACCCGTTGCTGCAGCGGCGCCATGACGAGCACCATTTCAGACATCGGCATGAGGATGAATTTTTTGTTGATGAAAGAAGCCAAAACGCGCGGTGCCGATGTTATCATAACCGCATGCCCGCTCTGCCAGTTCAATCTTGAATGTTTTCAGGGCAAAATATCAAAAATGTTTGGCGAAGATGTTCGCATTCCGGTCATGTATTTTTCTCAGCTTATGGGAATGGCACTTGGTCTGAACAACAAGGCACTTGGCCTGCAGCGTTCACTTTCACCTGAATTAAGTTTTGCTAAATAA